In Arthrobacter sp. SLBN-112, a genomic segment contains:
- the ppgK gene encoding polyphosphate--glucose phosphotransferase has translation MAKKDEKSHKNAPLIGIDIGGTGIKGGIVDLKKGKLLGERFRVPTPQPATPEAVAEAVALVVAELSARPEAPEAGSPVGVTFPGIIQHGVVHSAANVDKSWLDTDIDALLTERLGRPVEVINDADAAGLAEARYGAGEGVAGTVLVITLGTGIGSAFIFDGKLVPNAELGHLEIDGFDAESKASAVARERDGLSWEEYSVLLQRYFSHVEFLFSPELFIVGGGISKRADEYLPNLKLRTPIVPAVLRNEAGIVGAALEIALKHKLAK, from the coding sequence TTGGCCAAGAAGGACGAGAAGTCGCACAAGAACGCACCACTGATCGGCATCGACATCGGGGGTACGGGCATCAAGGGCGGCATTGTCGACCTGAAGAAGGGCAAGCTCCTCGGTGAACGCTTCCGGGTGCCCACCCCCCAGCCCGCCACCCCCGAAGCTGTCGCCGAAGCCGTGGCCCTCGTGGTCGCCGAACTCTCGGCGCGCCCCGAGGCCCCGGAGGCCGGCTCCCCCGTCGGCGTGACCTTCCCCGGCATCATCCAGCACGGTGTGGTCCACTCTGCAGCCAACGTTGACAAGAGCTGGCTGGACACGGACATCGATGCACTCCTCACGGAGCGGCTGGGCCGCCCCGTGGAGGTCATCAACGACGCCGATGCAGCAGGCCTGGCCGAAGCCCGTTACGGCGCCGGCGAAGGCGTCGCAGGCACCGTCCTGGTCATCACCCTGGGCACAGGCATCGGCTCCGCCTTCATCTTCGACGGCAAACTGGTACCGAACGCGGAGCTGGGACACCTTGAGATCGACGGCTTCGACGCCGAATCGAAAGCCTCAGCCGTAGCCCGGGAACGGGACGGACTGTCATGGGAGGAGTACAGCGTGCTGCTGCAGCGGTACTTCTCGCATGTGGAGTTCCTGTTCTCGCCGGAGCTGTTCATCGTCGGCGGCGGAATCTCCAAGCGCGCGGACGAGTACCTTCCCAACCTCAAGCTCAGGACCCCCATCGTCCCGGCCGTCCTGCGGAACGAGGCCGGCATTGTGGGCGCCGCCCTGGAAATCGCACTGAAGCACAAACTGGCCAAGTAA
- the map gene encoding type I methionyl aminopeptidase, whose amino-acid sequence MPSLASTAPTGTLTPGTVGPQRSVPASIPRPEYVGKPAPAKFTGSEVKSAETIEKIRIAGRIAAQAIVEVGKHIQPGITTDELDKVGHEFLLDHQAYPSTLGYRGFPKSLCSSLNEVICHGIPDSTVVQDGDILNIDITAYINGVHGDTNYRFLVGDVDEESRLLVERTRESLNRAIKAVAPGREINVIGRAIQSYAKRFGYGVVRDFTGHGVGEAFHTGLIIPHYDAAPAYNTVIETGMVFTIEPMLTLGTVEWDMWSDDWTVVTRDHKRTAQFEHTLLVTETGAEILTLP is encoded by the coding sequence GGGCCCGCAGCGTTCCGTCCCGGCGTCCATCCCCCGTCCGGAGTATGTCGGCAAGCCTGCCCCGGCCAAATTCACCGGCTCGGAGGTCAAGTCCGCCGAAACCATCGAAAAGATCCGCATCGCCGGACGGATCGCGGCCCAGGCCATCGTCGAGGTCGGCAAGCACATCCAGCCCGGCATCACCACCGATGAACTGGACAAGGTGGGCCACGAATTCCTGCTGGACCACCAGGCCTACCCCTCCACGCTCGGCTACCGCGGATTTCCCAAATCCCTGTGCTCGTCGCTGAACGAGGTCATCTGCCACGGCATCCCGGACAGCACTGTGGTCCAGGACGGCGACATCCTGAACATCGACATTACGGCGTACATCAACGGGGTCCACGGCGACACCAACTACAGGTTCCTGGTGGGTGACGTGGACGAGGAATCCCGGCTGCTCGTCGAACGCACCCGGGAGTCGCTCAACCGGGCCATCAAGGCGGTGGCCCCGGGGCGGGAAATCAACGTGATCGGCCGCGCCATCCAGTCCTACGCCAAGCGTTTTGGCTACGGCGTGGTGCGCGACTTCACCGGCCATGGCGTCGGCGAAGCATTCCACACCGGCCTGATCATCCCGCACTACGATGCCGCCCCCGCGTACAACACCGTGATCGAAACGGGAATGGTGTTCACGATCGAACCGATGCTCACCCTCGGAACCGTGGAGTGGGACATGTGGAGCGACGACTGGACCGTGGTGACCCGGGACCACAAGCGCACAGCCCAGTTCGAGCACACCCTGCTGGTCACCGAAACCGGTGCGGAAATCCTCACCCTGCCGTAG
- the nrdR gene encoding transcriptional regulator NrdR — protein sequence MYCPFCRNPDSRVVDSRMADDGSAIRRRRQCPECGRRFTTVETTSLSVIKRSGVGEPFSRSKVINGVRKACQGRPVSEDDLAMLAQEVEEQIRSSGAAEIDAHEVGLVILGPLQKLDEVAYLRFASVYQAFESLEDFESAIALLRHEAEEGANGAAGPKSSEKSPL from the coding sequence ATGTACTGTCCGTTCTGCCGCAACCCCGACTCCCGCGTGGTGGACAGCCGGATGGCGGATGACGGCTCGGCTATCCGACGCCGGCGCCAGTGTCCCGAATGCGGCCGCCGGTTCACCACCGTGGAAACCACCAGCCTCTCCGTCATCAAGCGCTCGGGAGTCGGCGAACCCTTCAGCCGCAGCAAGGTGATCAACGGGGTGCGTAAAGCATGCCAGGGCCGGCCTGTCAGCGAAGACGATCTCGCCATGCTGGCCCAGGAAGTGGAGGAGCAGATCCGCTCGTCCGGCGCCGCCGAAATCGATGCGCACGAGGTAGGCCTGGTAATCCTCGGACCGCTCCAGAAGTTGGACGAGGTAGCGTACCTGCGCTTCGCAAGCGTGTACCAGGCGTTCGAGTCCCTGGAGGACTTCGAGTCGGCTATTGCCCTGCTTCGCCACGAGGCCGAGGAAGGCGCAAATGGCGCTGCCGGCCCGAAGAGTTCCGAGAAGAGCCCTCTCTAA